Proteins from a genomic interval of Pelagibaculum spongiae:
- the cmoB gene encoding tRNA 5-methoxyuridine(34)/uridine 5-oxyacetic acid(34) synthase CmoB: protein MIVDYSELYRQFDGPLEAWKEILPAQLADAWDEKKNGNLKRWLPVFDTIPQIVAKNVDLNADWLKVGDESEVSAEQRQQLFDGLKQLMPWRKGPYELFGVPLDTEWRSDWKWQRVLPHLDDLQGRRILDVGCGSGYHCWRMRGAGASMVVGIDPSMLFACQFELFKKYIDDSSVHFLPLGIEAVPQSLQAFDTVFSMGVLYHRRAPIDHILELKSCLRPGGQLVLETLVVDGDQCQILMPEDRYGKMRNVWFIPSVDMLILWLNRCGFSNVRAVDLSQTSIQEQRATEWMQYESLSDYLDPEDPSKTVEGYPAPLRVVILADKK, encoded by the coding sequence ATGATCGTAGATTATAGCGAGTTGTATCGTCAGTTTGATGGGCCATTAGAAGCCTGGAAAGAAATTTTACCTGCCCAGTTAGCTGACGCTTGGGATGAAAAGAAGAACGGTAATTTAAAGCGTTGGTTGCCCGTATTCGATACGATCCCGCAAATAGTGGCTAAAAATGTCGATTTGAATGCGGATTGGTTAAAGGTAGGCGATGAGTCTGAAGTTTCAGCAGAGCAACGACAGCAGTTATTTGATGGTTTAAAGCAGCTTATGCCTTGGCGGAAAGGCCCATACGAATTGTTTGGCGTGCCGTTAGACACTGAATGGCGTTCTGACTGGAAATGGCAGCGGGTATTGCCACACCTTGACGATCTGCAGGGGCGGAGGATTCTTGATGTAGGTTGCGGTAGTGGTTATCACTGCTGGCGAATGCGTGGTGCTGGTGCTTCGATGGTTGTGGGCATCGATCCGAGTATGTTGTTTGCTTGTCAGTTTGAATTATTTAAAAAATATATTGATGATTCGTCGGTGCATTTTTTACCTTTAGGTATCGAAGCAGTACCTCAAAGCTTGCAAGCATTTGATACTGTATTTTCGATGGGGGTTTTATATCATCGGCGCGCTCCAATTGATCATATTTTGGAATTAAAAAGCTGCTTGCGCCCGGGTGGTCAATTAGTCTTAGAAACCTTGGTTGTTGATGGAGATCAGTGTCAAATTCTGATGCCAGAAGATCGTTACGGAAAGATGAGAAATGTTTGGTTTATCCCTTCAGTAGATATGTTGATTTTGTGGCTTAATCGGTGTGGTTTTTCTAATGTCCGTGCTGTCGATCTTTCACAGACAAGTATTCAAGAGCAGCGCGCTACAGAATGGATGCAATACGAGTCGTTATCTGATTATTTGGATCCTGAAGATCCAAGTAAAACAGTTGAAGGTTATCCTGCACCATTACGTGTAGTTATACTGGCTGATAAAAAATAG
- the purB gene encoding adenylosuccinate lyase translates to MELSSLTAISPIDGRYGGKTSALRTMLSEFGLIRNRVKVESRWLKSLAENPAIEEVPAFSQDALEVLDQLENEFSESMAQRVKEIERTTNHDVKAVEYLIKEHIADCQELNAVSEFVHFACTSEDINNLSHGLMLKEAMDQVVLPLIERLIGAIEQLAKEFANAPMLSRTHGQTASPTTMGKEMANVAYRLKRQHAQLIRVEFLGKTNGAVGNYNAHLASYPEIDWQNHAKQFIEGLGLQFNPYTTQIEPHDYIAELFDAMARFNTILIDFNRDIWGYISLGYFKQRTIEGEVGSSTMPHKVNPIDFENSEGNLGMANAVMGHLSAKLPISRWQRDLTDSTVLRNLGSGFAYSLIAFESTLKGISKLKLNSQALADDLDSSWEVLAEPIQTVMRRYGIEKPYEKLKALTRGKNIDKQTIAEFVATLNMPESAKQGLIDMTPATYTGNASDQASKI, encoded by the coding sequence ATGGAACTCTCCAGTCTCACCGCAATTTCCCCAATCGATGGTCGCTATGGCGGCAAAACAAGTGCACTCAGAACCATGCTGAGCGAATTTGGCCTGATACGTAATCGGGTAAAAGTCGAATCTCGCTGGTTGAAGTCTCTCGCAGAAAATCCTGCAATCGAAGAAGTACCTGCATTTAGTCAGGATGCTTTAGAGGTTCTCGACCAATTGGAAAATGAATTTTCTGAGTCGATGGCCCAAAGGGTTAAAGAGATCGAACGCACCACCAATCACGACGTGAAAGCAGTGGAGTATTTGATCAAGGAACACATTGCTGATTGCCAAGAGCTCAATGCGGTCAGTGAATTTGTTCACTTCGCTTGCACATCGGAAGATATTAACAATCTGTCACATGGCTTAATGCTTAAAGAAGCGATGGACCAGGTCGTACTTCCTTTGATTGAGCGCCTAATTGGTGCTATTGAGCAATTAGCCAAAGAATTTGCTAACGCGCCCATGTTGTCACGGACCCATGGCCAAACAGCCTCACCCACCACCATGGGTAAGGAAATGGCAAATGTTGCTTATCGTTTAAAGCGTCAGCATGCACAATTAATTCGAGTTGAATTTCTGGGCAAAACCAATGGCGCAGTAGGTAACTACAACGCTCACCTGGCAAGCTACCCAGAGATTGACTGGCAAAATCATGCCAAGCAATTTATCGAAGGCTTAGGGCTGCAGTTTAATCCTTACACCACTCAGATAGAGCCACACGATTATATTGCTGAATTGTTTGATGCAATGGCGCGCTTTAATACCATCCTGATCGATTTTAACCGCGATATTTGGGGTTATATTTCGCTGGGATATTTCAAGCAAAGAACCATTGAAGGCGAAGTAGGCTCGTCTACTATGCCGCACAAGGTCAATCCAATTGACTTTGAAAACTCAGAAGGTAACTTGGGCATGGCTAATGCCGTCATGGGGCATCTGTCTGCCAAGTTACCTATTTCCCGCTGGCAGCGTGACTTGACTGATTCAACTGTTTTAAGAAATCTGGGCAGTGGTTTTGCTTATAGCTTGATTGCTTTTGAATCAACGCTTAAAGGCATCTCCAAACTGAAGCTCAACAGCCAAGCACTAGCTGATGATCTAGATAGCAGTTGGGAAGTATTAGCGGAACCGATACAAACCGTGATGCGCCGTTATGGTATCGAGAAGCCTTACGAAAAACTTAAGGCACTCACCCGCGGAAAAAATATCGACAAACAAACCATTGCTGAATTTGTTGCAACTTTGAATATGCCAGAGTCTGCTAAGCAAGGTTTAATCGATATGACACCAGCCACCTATACCGGCAATGCGTCCGACCAAGCATCCAAAATTTAA
- a CDS encoding type IV pilin protein has product MKKNGFTLIELMIVVAVVGILASIAWPSYQQSLRKSYRKEAVSILSIVAQKQEARLLKQQSYTDDITALHNAIRPVDTALPNGPKEGISPSGQHKITVSTNATATTNATEYTITATPANGDAECGALTYNYLGVKTAAAGTVDLCW; this is encoded by the coding sequence ATGAAAAAAAATGGATTTACTTTAATCGAGCTGATGATAGTTGTTGCTGTGGTGGGTATTTTAGCCAGTATCGCTTGGCCCTCATACCAACAATCATTACGAAAGAGCTATCGCAAGGAAGCAGTTAGCATTCTGTCCATTGTTGCTCAAAAACAAGAAGCGCGATTGCTCAAGCAACAAAGCTACACCGATGATATCACTGCGTTACATAATGCTATTCGTCCTGTCGATACTGCTCTTCCCAACGGCCCTAAAGAAGGCATATCCCCAAGTGGCCAACATAAAATTACAGTTTCAACCAATGCCACCGCCACAACTAATGCTACTGAATACACTATCACCGCAACACCTGCTAATGGTGACGCTGAATGTGGCGCTTTGACTTATAACTATCTAGGCGTTAAAACAGCGGCAGCTGGTACGGTCGATTTATGTTGGTAA
- the acnB gene encoding bifunctional aconitate hydratase 2/2-methylisocitrate dehydratase, translating to MLEQYRQHVEERAAQGVPPKPLDAEQTAGLVELLNNAPAGEAPFLLDLLENRIPPGVDEAAYVKAVFLSAIAKSEQSCALVSKQKAVQLLGMMQGGYNVATMVELLDDAELSELAAKELKHTLLVFDAFHDVKEKADAGNANAQAVLQSWADAEWFLNKSEVPESLKVAVFKVTGETNTDDLSPAPDAWSRPDIPLHARAAYKMERDGLTPQEQGVTGPMAQIEEIKAKGIQVAFVGDVVGTGSSRKSATNSVLWFFGEDLPGVPNKRGGGICIGNKVAPIFFNTMEDAGALVFEAPVDDLNMGDVIEVRPYDGKILSESGAVLSEFSLKTDVLLDEVRAGGRIPLIIGRGLTDRAREALGLGTSEVFRRPAAVEASDKGFSLAQKMVGKACGVEGVRPGQYCEPKMTTVGSQDTTGPMTRDELKDLACLGFSADLVMQSFCHTAAYPKPVDVQMQHTLPDFIMNRSGVALRPGDGVIHSWLNRMLLPDTVGTGGDSHTRFPMGISFPAGSGLVAFAAATGVMPLDMPESILVKFKGEMQPGITLRDLVHAIPYYGIKQGLLTVEKKGKINEFSGRVLEIEGLNSLSVEQAFELSDASAERSAAGCTITLSEDSVAEYLKSNIIMLRWMIAEGYGDVRTLERRAKAMEDWLADPKLMRSDADAEYAHVIEIDLADIKEPIVCCPNDPDDARLLSDVSGNKVDEVFIGSCMTNIGHFRAAGKMLEQHSGGLSTRFWVAPPTKMDQAQLMEEGYYNIFGRAGVRTEMPGCSLCMGNQARVGDNTTVMSTSTRNFPNRLGTGANVYLASAELASVGGILGRIPTPAEYQEYAASLNGMASEIYQYLNFDKMDQYTSKAAKAEEITLKNLPA from the coding sequence GTGCTAGAACAATATCGTCAACATGTAGAGGAACGTGCAGCGCAAGGTGTGCCACCAAAGCCACTGGATGCTGAACAAACAGCTGGCCTAGTTGAGTTACTGAATAATGCCCCGGCTGGCGAAGCGCCATTTTTGCTAGATCTTTTGGAAAATCGTATTCCTCCTGGGGTTGATGAAGCTGCTTATGTAAAAGCAGTCTTTTTATCCGCGATTGCAAAAAGTGAGCAAAGCTGCGCCCTAGTAAGCAAACAGAAAGCTGTTCAATTATTGGGAATGATGCAGGGTGGCTATAACGTTGCCACCATGGTTGAGTTGCTAGATGACGCTGAATTGTCTGAATTGGCTGCTAAAGAGCTCAAGCACACCTTATTAGTGTTTGATGCGTTCCATGACGTTAAAGAAAAAGCAGATGCCGGAAATGCCAATGCCCAAGCGGTATTGCAGTCATGGGCTGATGCGGAATGGTTCCTTAACAAATCTGAAGTACCAGAAAGCCTGAAAGTTGCGGTATTTAAAGTCACCGGTGAGACCAATACCGATGATCTTTCTCCTGCGCCTGATGCTTGGTCTCGTCCAGATATTCCTTTGCACGCTCGTGCTGCATATAAAATGGAGCGCGATGGCCTGACCCCGCAAGAGCAGGGTGTTACTGGACCGATGGCTCAGATAGAAGAGATTAAAGCCAAGGGTATCCAAGTTGCCTTTGTGGGAGATGTTGTTGGTACTGGCTCTTCGCGGAAATCTGCAACCAATTCTGTTTTGTGGTTCTTTGGCGAAGACTTACCTGGCGTGCCTAACAAGCGCGGTGGCGGTATTTGTATCGGTAACAAAGTTGCACCAATTTTCTTCAATACCATGGAAGATGCTGGAGCGCTGGTTTTTGAAGCGCCAGTTGATGATTTGAATATGGGCGACGTGATTGAAGTTCGCCCATATGACGGCAAAATTCTTTCAGAATCAGGTGCTGTGTTATCTGAATTTTCTCTGAAAACAGATGTGCTGTTAGATGAAGTTCGCGCCGGTGGCCGTATTCCGCTGATCATTGGTCGTGGTTTGACCGATCGTGCACGTGAAGCTTTAGGTCTGGGTACTTCTGAAGTGTTCCGTCGCCCAGCTGCAGTAGAAGCAAGCGATAAAGGCTTCTCACTGGCGCAAAAAATGGTGGGTAAGGCTTGCGGCGTAGAAGGTGTTCGTCCAGGTCAATACTGCGAACCAAAAATGACTACGGTTGGCTCGCAAGATACCACTGGTCCTATGACCCGTGATGAGCTGAAAGATTTGGCTTGCTTGGGCTTTAGTGCTGATTTAGTGATGCAGTCTTTCTGTCACACAGCAGCTTATCCAAAGCCAGTTGATGTACAGATGCAGCACACCTTGCCTGATTTCATCATGAACCGTAGCGGTGTTGCGCTACGTCCGGGTGATGGTGTTATTCACTCGTGGCTCAACCGCATGTTGTTGCCAGATACAGTGGGTACTGGTGGCGACTCGCACACCCGTTTCCCAATGGGTATCTCTTTCCCCGCAGGCTCTGGTTTAGTGGCGTTTGCTGCCGCTACCGGCGTTATGCCATTGGATATGCCAGAGTCAATTCTGGTTAAATTCAAAGGCGAAATGCAACCAGGTATTACCCTGCGTGACTTGGTTCATGCCATTCCTTACTACGGCATCAAGCAAGGTCTGCTGACAGTAGAGAAGAAAGGTAAGATCAACGAATTCTCAGGTCGAGTACTGGAAATCGAAGGTCTGAATAGCTTGAGCGTTGAACAAGCATTTGAATTGTCTGACGCCTCTGCAGAACGTTCTGCAGCAGGTTGTACCATCACGTTGTCTGAAGATTCAGTTGCTGAATACCTTAAATCAAACATCATCATGTTGCGTTGGATGATTGCTGAAGGTTACGGCGATGTCCGTACTCTGGAGCGTCGTGCCAAAGCAATGGAAGATTGGTTAGCTGATCCTAAATTGATGCGCAGCGATGCAGATGCAGAATATGCGCATGTGATTGAGATCGATCTGGCGGACATCAAAGAGCCAATCGTATGCTGCCCGAATGACCCGGATGACGCTCGCTTGTTATCTGATGTATCTGGTAACAAGGTTGATGAAGTATTCATCGGTTCTTGTATGACCAATATTGGCCACTTCCGTGCAGCAGGTAAAATGCTGGAGCAACATAGTGGTGGTTTGAGTACTCGTTTCTGGGTGGCACCGCCAACCAAGATGGACCAAGCGCAGCTGATGGAAGAGGGCTATTACAACATCTTCGGTCGTGCCGGTGTTCGTACTGAAATGCCAGGTTGTTCATTGTGCATGGGTAACCAGGCGCGAGTTGGTGACAATACCACGGTAATGTCGACTTCCACGCGTAACTTCCCTAACCGTTTAGGAACAGGTGCCAATGTTTACCTAGCATCTGCTGAGCTAGCTTCAGTCGGTGGTATTTTAGGTCGCATACCTACCCCTGCTGAATATCAGGAATATGCGGCTAGTCTGAACGGCATGGCCAGTGAGATTTACCAATACCTGAACTTCGATAAAATGGATCAATATACTTCCAAGGCTGCAAAAGCTGAAGAAATCACCCTGAAGAATCTGCCAGCATAG
- a CDS encoding DNA replication terminus site-binding protein: MIADLITSLEQLLSLSQQLGGSIAAQKNFAAWVQLPDGEASFNQPAQSAAIKIFNQYQYLDEQPSRNTITMPGLLACTAETLSIATQLNAAKQRFEKLMQQLKTEKIKRDEESLTASIEQILKLRNVEAYETLNRHGLARLNLRQCYRQITVLEQKPLKVSWSWANTRAIKKIKTSKAIEMLLKRPDSDAKEVQLAKLQTLTADTLLAQVQQLTPHRRVNLVFKEQDQIRRQMIKGSLPILYPDLANQKLPDFRPCSAQPSRADRLERLDKKIEEEVFIPSLRIHRYIENN; encoded by the coding sequence ATGATTGCTGATCTAATTACTTCGTTGGAGCAGCTGCTAAGCCTGAGCCAGCAGCTGGGTGGCTCAATCGCAGCACAGAAGAATTTCGCAGCTTGGGTACAACTACCTGATGGCGAAGCATCTTTTAACCAACCAGCTCAAAGCGCTGCAATAAAAATCTTCAATCAATATCAGTACCTCGATGAGCAACCATCTCGCAACACGATCACCATGCCTGGGCTGCTCGCCTGCACTGCAGAAACCCTCTCAATTGCTACGCAGCTCAATGCAGCAAAGCAGCGCTTTGAAAAACTGATGCAACAATTAAAAACAGAAAAAATTAAGCGCGATGAAGAAAGCCTCACCGCGAGCATTGAACAAATATTAAAATTAAGAAATGTTGAAGCATATGAAACGCTCAATCGACATGGTCTGGCTCGTTTGAATCTTCGCCAGTGCTATCGGCAAATAACCGTGCTAGAACAAAAGCCACTCAAGGTAAGCTGGAGTTGGGCCAACACTCGGGCAATAAAGAAAATCAAAACATCCAAAGCAATAGAAATGCTATTAAAAAGACCCGACAGCGATGCAAAAGAAGTTCAGCTGGCCAAACTGCAAACCTTAACTGCGGACACTTTGCTTGCCCAGGTTCAACAACTAACCCCTCATCGCCGAGTCAATTTGGTGTTTAAAGAACAAGATCAAATTCGCCGGCAAATGATTAAAGGTTCGCTGCCAATATTGTATCCCGACCTAGCAAACCAAAAACTACCCGATTTTCGACCCTGCAGCGCTCAGCCTTCTCGTGCAGATCGATTGGAACGCTTGGACAAAAAAATCGAAGAAGAAGTTTTTATCCCTTCATTACGAATTCATCGATATATCGAAAATAATTAA
- the guaC gene encoding GMP reductase — protein MHVETEIKLGFKDVLIRPKRSTLKSRSQVSLERTFLLRHAGGDWTGVPVVAANMDTVGTFEMALALASEQMLTAVHKHYSLEQWQSFAKGLSPEIYNYLMVSSGTSDSDFEKLQQVLTALPKLRFICIDVANGYSQHFVDYVRKARQHFPDKIIVAGNVVTGEMVEELILSGADIVKVGIGPGSVCTTRMKTGVGYPQLSAVIECADAAHGLGGQIISDGGCSCPGDVAKAFGAGADFVMLGGMLAGHDESDGELVEQDGKQFKLFYGMSSTTAMSKHAGGVANYRASEGKTVKVPYRGPVEETIKDILGGVRSTCTYVGAAKLKELSRRTTFIRVMEQENRVFS, from the coding sequence ATGCACGTAGAAACTGAAATCAAACTCGGCTTTAAAGACGTTTTAATTCGCCCTAAGCGCTCCACTCTCAAGAGCCGCTCACAAGTCTCGCTAGAACGAACCTTCTTACTGCGCCATGCAGGCGGAGACTGGACCGGCGTGCCGGTAGTCGCTGCCAATATGGATACCGTTGGCACCTTCGAAATGGCCCTAGCGCTGGCCAGCGAACAAATGCTTACCGCCGTTCACAAACACTATTCTCTTGAGCAGTGGCAGAGTTTTGCCAAGGGCTTATCACCTGAGATCTATAACTATTTGATGGTCAGTTCTGGCACTTCTGACAGCGACTTTGAAAAACTGCAACAAGTCCTCACTGCCTTGCCCAAGCTGCGCTTCATCTGCATCGATGTCGCTAACGGCTACTCCCAGCACTTTGTCGATTACGTTCGTAAAGCCAGGCAACACTTTCCCGACAAAATCATTGTTGCTGGCAATGTTGTCACCGGAGAAATGGTTGAAGAACTCATTTTGTCTGGTGCTGATATTGTAAAAGTGGGTATTGGCCCTGGCTCGGTTTGTACCACACGGATGAAAACCGGTGTTGGCTATCCGCAGTTATCAGCCGTTATCGAATGTGCCGATGCAGCCCACGGCTTAGGCGGACAGATTATTTCTGATGGCGGCTGCTCTTGCCCGGGTGATGTGGCAAAAGCCTTTGGCGCCGGTGCAGACTTCGTAATGCTCGGCGGCATGTTAGCCGGCCACGATGAATCCGATGGCGAACTGGTCGAGCAAGATGGCAAGCAATTCAAACTGTTTTATGGCATGAGCTCAACCACTGCGATGAGCAAACACGCTGGCGGCGTTGCTAATTATCGGGCCTCAGAAGGTAAAACCGTCAAGGTGCCCTACCGCGGGCCAGTTGAAGAAACCATTAAAGATATTCTCGGCGGCGTTCGCTCAACCTGCACCTATGTTGGTGCAGCGAAATTAAAAGAGCTATCACGTCGAACCACATTTATTCGAGTGATGGAACAAGAGAATCGAGTGTTTTCTTAA
- the cmoA gene encoding carboxy-S-adenosyl-L-methionine synthase CmoA, which yields MSDRQDDIYAHQHDVVEAFRFDEQVVNVFPDMIRRSVPGYPTIISMIGYLAERYAQPGSHCYDLGCSLGAASLSMRDNIPHADCKIIALDNSQAMVEKCRVLLLDQAGKSKVDVKLGDIRQQEIKNASVVVLNFTLQFIDRIDRDLLIQKIYDGLKPGGILILSEKLAFSDGRVHDMQTDMYYNFKRLNGYSEMEISQKRNALENVLTPDTLEVHQQRLRQSGFASCDVWFQCFNFCSMVAIKV from the coding sequence ATGAGTGATAGGCAAGATGATATCTACGCCCATCAGCATGATGTAGTCGAAGCTTTTCGGTTTGATGAGCAAGTTGTTAATGTCTTTCCGGATATGATTCGTCGTTCGGTGCCCGGTTATCCCACCATTATTTCGATGATTGGTTATCTGGCAGAGCGGTATGCTCAGCCGGGTAGTCACTGTTATGACTTAGGGTGTTCTCTAGGTGCTGCCAGTTTGTCGATGCGAGATAATATTCCCCATGCCGATTGTAAAATTATTGCGCTAGATAATTCCCAAGCAATGGTCGAAAAGTGTCGAGTGCTATTGCTTGATCAAGCAGGGAAATCGAAAGTTGACGTAAAACTGGGTGATATTCGCCAGCAGGAAATCAAAAATGCATCAGTGGTGGTGCTGAACTTCACGCTGCAATTTATTGACCGAATTGATCGTGATCTATTAATTCAGAAAATTTATGATGGATTGAAACCCGGTGGCATTTTAATTCTGTCAGAAAAATTAGCATTTTCTGATGGCCGTGTGCACGACATGCAAACCGATATGTATTACAACTTCAAACGTTTGAATGGTTATTCTGAAATGGAAATTAGCCAAAAGAGAAATGCGCTAGAAAATGTATTAACGCCAGATACATTAGAAGTGCATCAACAACGGTTGCGCCAATCTGGTTTTGCCAGTTGTGATGTGTGGTTCCAATGTTTTAACTTTTGTTCGATGGTCGCTATTAAAGTTTAA
- a CDS encoding GspH/FimT family pseudopilin, whose protein sequence is MMIRYLHFSQKGVTLIELMIVIALLAILTTIAAPSYNNLIQRNSVDGGVDLFVAQLRLARNEAVRRNTTVTLGKSGSSTDWVDGTRVYQDTTRDGSSYVASTHELIRQQSEFDNLIITSSLSPNSANIISFHPDGYVANTGTNWFCLKNNDQIRQITIENSGLIIITTPSSSSCS, encoded by the coding sequence ATGATGATTCGTTACTTACATTTTTCTCAGAAAGGGGTCACTCTAATAGAGCTGATGATCGTGATCGCTCTATTAGCGATTCTGACTACGATTGCAGCCCCTTCTTATAACAATCTGATCCAGCGAAACTCTGTTGATGGTGGCGTTGACCTTTTTGTAGCTCAACTTCGACTGGCCAGAAATGAAGCAGTGCGGCGCAACACTACCGTCACCCTAGGAAAGTCAGGTAGTTCAACCGATTGGGTCGATGGCACTCGTGTCTATCAAGATACCACCCGAGATGGCTCTTCTTATGTTGCATCTACTCACGAATTAATTCGCCAGCAATCGGAATTTGACAACCTTATAATCACATCAAGTTTGAGCCCAAATTCAGCTAACATCATTAGCTTTCATCCTGATGGTTATGTTGCCAATACTGGCACCAATTGGTTTTGCCTCAAGAACAACGATCAAATACGACAGATCACTATAGAAAATAGCGGGCTAATTATTATCACTACCCCTAGCTCTAGTTCGTGCTCGTAA
- a CDS encoding HU family DNA-binding protein — MQQGEITLKKPELIAAVADQAELSKAQAAKAVNAIVETITQAVSKGEDVSLIGFGSFQLRKRAARNGHNPQTGKSIKIPASKSVAFKAGKSLREAVNN, encoded by the coding sequence ATACAACAGGGAGAAATCACCTTGAAAAAACCAGAATTGATTGCTGCTGTGGCAGACCAAGCTGAATTAAGTAAAGCTCAAGCTGCAAAAGCGGTTAACGCTATCGTAGAAACCATTACCCAAGCGGTTTCCAAAGGCGAAGATGTTAGTTTGATTGGCTTTGGCAGCTTCCAGTTACGCAAACGTGCTGCAAGAAATGGCCATAATCCTCAAACCGGTAAAAGCATTAAAATACCTGCATCCAAGTCAGTCGCATTTAAAGCAGGCAAGTCATTGCGCGAAGCTGTAAATAATTAA
- a CDS encoding methyl-accepting chemotaxis protein has translation MKFSHKLVLTSTLIATGAIAALSTVLYINSYNETTTTVEKRLQSTATSMADHIGTWVSGKETLILTLQQGISQSTNDQQIQKLIDLPILKQEFSVAYLGLEDRPNLIINYPFNKKGYDARKRSWYKEARAKGGINVKNPYLDTKTGKLMLAIGTPLTDSRGINGVVNGKIELDSLLDILDKHPLGDAGYAFLITGQGKIISHPDTSFNGKTVADLFTNRPTLSSTIQKTMTTTEEQALTFSSVSVEGIDWKVGVVINHDKAYAGVYQLRNMAIFFTIGTALTCLFIYQLIISRLLLPMKTIGNAMKQIGSGQADLSQRIPANSGDEFQELAEDFNHFMSSLQNLVHQIQDMGGSLLTSSSQAQQIAGDAAGHINQQQQETDQLATAMNEMAASAAEVAQNAQLAAQHTAEASQNTVVGREVVADTSATIDQLAKQLEQAHHSVNLLAEHSEGIESITSVISSIAEQTNLLALNAAIEAARAGEQGRGFAVVADEVRSLASRTQDATREIKTMIGELREKTEQTVLVIESSGTSAYESVKKAEQARNALEQISGTIEQISGMNIQIASAAEQQSSVTEEINQNAVAIRDASSAFTQSASDVDRISQSLLDQSQQQQKLLGQFSH, from the coding sequence ATGAAATTCTCTCACAAACTGGTATTAACCAGCACGTTAATCGCAACCGGTGCTATTGCGGCATTATCTACCGTTCTCTATATCAACAGTTATAACGAAACCACCACTACTGTTGAAAAAAGACTACAAAGCACAGCAACTAGCATGGCCGATCATATTGGCACATGGGTATCAGGGAAAGAAACACTGATTCTGACCCTTCAGCAAGGCATTAGCCAATCCACTAATGACCAACAAATACAAAAACTAATCGACTTACCTATTTTAAAACAAGAATTTTCTGTTGCTTACCTAGGATTAGAAGATCGACCAAACCTGATTATTAATTACCCCTTTAATAAAAAAGGCTATGACGCCAGGAAACGCTCTTGGTACAAAGAAGCCAGAGCAAAAGGCGGCATTAATGTTAAAAATCCATATCTCGATACCAAAACTGGCAAGCTGATGCTAGCAATTGGCACACCATTAACTGATAGCCGAGGCATTAATGGCGTGGTAAATGGAAAAATCGAACTAGATTCGCTATTAGACATCCTTGATAAGCACCCATTAGGTGATGCCGGGTATGCATTTTTAATTACTGGTCAAGGAAAGATAATCAGCCACCCAGATACCTCTTTTAATGGTAAAACGGTTGCAGATCTATTTACTAATCGCCCAACTCTTTCCAGTACAATTCAAAAAACCATGACAACAACCGAAGAACAGGCACTGACCTTTTCTTCAGTTTCGGTTGAAGGAATTGATTGGAAAGTGGGTGTCGTCATTAACCATGACAAGGCTTACGCAGGTGTCTACCAGCTTCGTAACATGGCAATTTTCTTTACCATTGGTACTGCGCTGACTTGCCTGTTTATTTACCAGTTAATTATTAGCCGCCTACTGCTTCCAATGAAAACCATTGGCAACGCAATGAAACAAATTGGTAGCGGACAAGCTGATTTGAGCCAAAGAATTCCAGCCAATAGCGGCGATGAATTTCAAGAACTGGCTGAAGACTTTAATCATTTTATGAGTTCACTACAAAATCTCGTGCATCAAATACAAGATATGGGCGGCTCATTATTAACCAGTAGCAGCCAGGCACAGCAAATCGCTGGCGATGCCGCTGGCCATATTAATCAGCAGCAACAGGAAACCGATCAGCTAGCAACGGCGATGAATGAAATGGCCGCCTCTGCGGCAGAAGTTGCTCAAAATGCACAACTGGCCGCGCAGCATACAGCTGAAGCAAGTCAAAACACCGTTGTTGGTCGTGAAGTAGTCGCAGATACTTCAGCAACAATCGATCAACTCGCTAAGCAACTGGAACAGGCGCATCATTCGGTTAATTTACTGGCTGAACACAGCGAAGGTATCGAGTCGATTACCAGCGTAATTAGCTCGATTGCCGAACAAACCAATTTACTGGCATTGAATGCTGCTATTGAAGCTGCCAGAGCCGGTGAGCAAGGACGTGGTTTTGCAGTCGTTGCCGATGAAGTTCGCAGCCTGGCCTCCAGAACCCAGGATGCTACTCGTGAAATTAAAACCATGATTGGTGAGCTGCGCGAAAAAACCGAACAGACCGTTCTAGTAATTGAATCCAGTGGTACTAGCGCCTATGAAAGCGTCAAAAAAGCCGAACAAGCTAGGAATGCGCTGGAACAAATTAGTGGCACTATTGAGCAAATCTCCGGCATGAATATACAAATCGCTAGCGCTGCTGAACAGCAATCGTCGGTAACAGAAGAGATTAATCAAAATGCGGTTGCAATTCGCGATGCTTCTTCAGCATTCACACAAAGCGCTTCAGACGTTGATCGAATCAGCCAGTCGCTACTAGATCAATCCCAGCAACAGCAAAAATTGCTTGGCCAGTTTAGCCACTAA